CTTTGGTAAGAATGGAATTCTTTCGTCTTGGATGGATGGAAATCTTACGAACGTGGAAGATTCTTTAAAGAAGAAATTTCTTTTTTCGGAAGGTGAAATTCTCTTTCGATCTTCTTTTTGGAATCAAGGGTAATCATTTCGAGGCGGCTTTAGTGATTCGATTCAGAAGGGCTTCCTTTCCTCTTCCCTCTTTCGGAATTTCACAGTAGGCCTCTTTGATTTTTCTTCGATCACATTCCACAAAAAAAGAATACAGAGATTTCATGTATGCTTCGTTGGTATCTACTCTGATTTGATAAGCGACATCGTCGTAAAACCGAAATCCGATTTGTGCCGCGTCCGAAGGTATGTTCTCCAGATTTTCCGTTAGAATTACCTTACAAATCGGCGCATAGTGTCTGTATTTGAGTCCGGGACTGATCGGCGCATCCGTCGAAGTATTCCGCGTTTTATCCTCCGATTTTAAAACTTGGATTTCCGGAAGAATTTCTTTTAGATCTTGAAAGTCGACAAATCCGGGACGAAGCAGAATCGGAGGATCGGACGTAAAATCGATCACAGTGGATTCGATTCCTATCTTCGGTTCTTCCCCTTTCAGAATACAATCCACCTTCCCGGAAAATTCCTCTAAGATATATTCCATTTTAGTTAAGGAAGGTTTCCCGGAAAGATTGGCCGAAGGGGCCGCGACGGGAACATTACAAAATTCTAAAAAAGAACGCGCCGTTGGATTGGATGGAATTCGTACTGCAACCGTCTTCAGATCCGCGGTAAAAAGGTTCGGATCTTTTTTCAGGAAGATTCCAGTAATGGCACCCGGAGAAAATTTTTGGAAGATGAGTTTGCCCGCCAGGTTTACAGAAGCGCATACGTTCAGCGCGGCCAGATTCTCTACATGAAGGATGAGAGGATTGTCCGAAGGGCGTTTTTTAACTTCGTAGATTCTTCTGCAGGCTTTGTGATCGAAGGCGGATGCCCCGATTCCATAAACGGTTTCGGTGGGAAAGACGACGAGCCCTCCCCGAAGCAAAACTTTTGCCGCTTCCGAGGGAGAGTCTGTGATGAGAGTGTTAACCTTGTTTTCTGGCAACTTTCTCCGCGTGCTGGCGGTTTACGTTTGCTTCTTCCGGAGTTTGTTGAGCGTCCTTCGAAGGAGCGTTCGGGTCTTTTACCGGCTCTTTGATTTTTTCAACTGGAGGAAGTTTATTAGAAACCAATAATTCGAGGTAGTCGTTGATTCCAGGATCGTTGTCGCTGATCAACTGCCAGAAGGAAAATCCACCCAGATCGTATTGTCTCAAAAGACTCATCTTGTCTTCAAAGGCTTTTCGGTTCATATAGAACGCAACTCGATCACAACCTTCGGACTTATACCAGATGCTCGGATCTTCGTATGTCTTTCCGGTATGAACCCAGGAAAACTTGGAAAGATTGGTCCAAGTGTTTGAGTTTTTTGTATTCGCCATAATCTGATCGATGTTCGTCGGTTGTCTGTGAATTCCCAAATCCTTTTTACGAACCGCATCTTGATAATAAACCGATTTGATTTTGGAATTACAGTTGAGCGCCCAATCGTAACCATACGTCGGGATCGCCATATACAACTGACGGGAAGGAACTCTTGCCTTAGCGTATTCTATGATACTTTTGATCCAAGTGTTCGGCGCCTGAGGTCCCGGTCCCGGATTTCTATATTTCCGAGGATGCAATTCATATGCCATAATCTTAATACGATCCGCATACTTTGCAAGAAAGGCGTAGTCGTGTGTCATCGGCCCTCTCCAATTCTCCGCGTAATCCATTTTGATTTTTTCTTTTAGGCCCTTGCAAGCTTTGAAGGTTTCTTTTTTAGCAGGAGTTTTCGGGTGTACTGCGACGGAAAGAATTTTTCCACGTTTATGCACTTCCTTGGAAAGGATCACGATGAATTCTTCGAACTTTTCCTTTTTCTCACAACTCATTCCTTCGTAGTCGATATCGATTCCGTCATAACCGTACGTATCGAGTTCATGAAGAATGTTCGCAAGGTGTTTGTCTCTGATATCGTTACGTCCGTTCATCCCGATGTTCTCGGAAATCTTTTCGTATTTATTCTCCCAGCGGAAAATGGTAGGAATGATTTTTACATTCGGATTGAGTTTTCGAAGTTCGGCGACACGTTCGTGTTTTTGAGTGCTTCCCCAGCTGGAATACAGATCGCCGTTGTTGGTTTCGCGACCCTTCATTCCATAGATAAACGGATGGATTTCATTGTAGAGATGAACGGTCTTCTTCATCGCTTCGTAATCTGAAAACCAGGTGGATGCGCGGAACGTAGTGTTTTCGTCTGCCATAGGAAGCAAGGTCGCCTCCGGCATATCTCCGTCGTCCTTTCCAAAAGAGAAGAAGCCGGATTTCGAAGAATCGGATTCCGGTGTAGAGTTCATTGTTTCGGTCTGGTTTACCGGCTTATTGATAAAGAAGAGATCTCGGATACCATCCATGATTCCAACGGAGCTTGCTTGAACCGTTTCGGATTGGTTTGCTACTGCCGCGTTGTCTTTTTTGAGAAGATTGATTCCTAAAGAGAATGAGAGAACGGATAATAAAAACCAGGTAAAAGAATAGAATAAGATCTTCTTTTTGGGTTCTGAATTTCTCGGGAATGGAACCGGTTGACTGAGTCCGTCCGGGATTTTGTGTTTGTCTTCTTGTTCGTTTGCCATTGTGTTAACTGTCTTATTATCGAATCAAAGAAGCAGAAAATAAAGAAGTTTCCTTCAGTCTTTGATTTGAGGATCCTCTTCCAGAGATTTCGAGGTGAGAGGACTGTCAAATGGTTCTTTTTACAAGTTGACGAAATCCAATAGCAGGGGAAAAAACCGCTTATGCCTCTTACGAAACCTCTGAAA
This is a stretch of genomic DNA from Leptospira stimsonii. It encodes these proteins:
- a CDS encoding glycosyl hydrolase family 18 protein, with protein sequence MANEQEDKHKIPDGLSQPVPFPRNSEPKKKILFYSFTWFLLSVLSFSLGINLLKKDNAAVANQSETVQASSVGIMDGIRDLFFINKPVNQTETMNSTPESDSSKSGFFSFGKDDGDMPEATLLPMADENTTFRASTWFSDYEAMKKTVHLYNEIHPFIYGMKGRETNNGDLYSSWGSTQKHERVAELRKLNPNVKIIPTIFRWENKYEKISENIGMNGRNDIRDKHLANILHELDTYGYDGIDIDYEGMSCEKKEKFEEFIVILSKEVHKRGKILSVAVHPKTPAKKETFKACKGLKEKIKMDYAENWRGPMTHDYAFLAKYADRIKIMAYELHPRKYRNPGPGPQAPNTWIKSIIEYAKARVPSRQLYMAIPTYGYDWALNCNSKIKSVYYQDAVRKKDLGIHRQPTNIDQIMANTKNSNTWTNLSKFSWVHTGKTYEDPSIWYKSEGCDRVAFYMNRKAFEDKMSLLRQYDLGGFSFWQLISDNDPGINDYLELLVSNKLPPVEKIKEPVKDPNAPSKDAQQTPEEANVNRQHAEKVARKQG
- a CDS encoding L-threonylcarbamoyladenylate synthase; translation: MPENKVNTLITDSPSEAAKVLLRGGLVVFPTETVYGIGASAFDHKACRRIYEVKKRPSDNPLILHVENLAALNVCASVNLAGKLIFQKFSPGAITGIFLKKDPNLFTADLKTVAVRIPSNPTARSFLEFCNVPVAAPSANLSGKPSLTKMEYILEEFSGKVDCILKGEEPKIGIESTVIDFTSDPPILLRPGFVDFQDLKEILPEIQVLKSEDKTRNTSTDAPISPGLKYRHYAPICKVILTENLENIPSDAAQIGFRFYDDVAYQIRVDTNEAYMKSLYSFFVECDRRKIKEAYCEIPKEGRGKEALLNRITKAASK